In Mycolicibacterium mucogenicum DSM 44124, the following are encoded in one genomic region:
- a CDS encoding TetR/AcrR family transcriptional regulator, with amino-acid sequence MMSISNDEARDSLDARIIDAAADCVIAFGVDRVTLAEIARRAGVSRPTVYRRWPDTQAILAALLTARITNALNEVAVTGDDRDAIVQRMVGMAERLRDDEVIMSVLSSAPALAMVYISQRMGTSQQILLEVLAGALATAQADGSVRPGDPKQLAAMCLLIVQSAIQSAQMVAPVLDVAALDIELAHSLNGYLKP; translated from the coding sequence ACGATGAAGCTCGGGATTCCCTGGATGCCCGAATCATCGACGCTGCGGCTGACTGCGTGATCGCCTTCGGCGTGGATCGCGTGACGTTGGCCGAGATCGCACGTCGCGCCGGCGTCAGCCGGCCGACGGTGTACCGGCGCTGGCCGGACACCCAGGCGATCCTCGCGGCACTGCTGACGGCACGAATCACCAACGCGCTCAATGAGGTTGCCGTCACTGGCGACGACCGCGACGCGATCGTCCAGCGCATGGTCGGCATGGCCGAGCGGCTGCGCGACGACGAAGTCATCATGTCCGTCCTGAGCAGCGCACCCGCTCTGGCGATGGTCTACATCTCCCAGCGCATGGGCACCAGCCAGCAGATCCTGCTGGAAGTGCTGGCCGGCGCGCTGGCCACGGCGCAGGCCGACGGCAGCGTCCGTCCCGGCGACCCGAAGCAACTCGCTGCCATGTGCCTGCTGATCGTCCAGTCCGCCATCCAGTCGGCGCAGATGGTCGCGCCCGTCCTCGACGTCGCCGCGCTGGACATCGAACTTGCTCACTCCCTGAACGGATACCTCAAGCCATGA